Proteins encoded by one window of Rattus rattus isolate New Zealand chromosome 10, Rrattus_CSIRO_v1, whole genome shotgun sequence:
- the C10H1orf53 gene encoding uncharacterized protein C1orf53 homolog: MAAQGIRALARQALGRSPPWAEDFRQQLYSTLHSASEGACGGSAPGSWGTAEEEQRHPANRELTPAERHIAELHRAACAAGQLSYLDPATGYVVLTRLAHLQRGACCGSACRHCPYGQVNVKDPSKKKQFNSYFYV, encoded by the exons ATGGCCGCCCAGGGGATCCGGGCGCTGGCGAGacaagcacttgggaggtcaCCGCCCTGGGCCGAAGACTTCCGACAGCAGCTCTACTCAACCCTCCATTCCGCTTCCGAGGGAGCCTGCGGCGGCTCCGCGCCCGGCTCCTGGGGAACGGCCGAAGAAGAACAGAGGCATCCAGCAAACCGAGAGTTAACACCGGCGGAGAGGCACATCGCCGAGCTGCACCGGGCCGCCTGCGCG GCTGGCCAGCTAAGCTATTTGGATCCAGCTACTGGCTATGTGGTTCTCACCAGGCTGGCCCACTTGCAGAGAGGTGCCTGCTGTGGTTCTGCCTGCAGACAC TGTCCATATGGCCAAGTCAATGTGAAAGATCCATCTAAGAAGAAGCAATTCAACTCCTATTTTTATGTTTGA